GGGCCTTGGAGAGGGTCTCTCCTGTGATGTCCCACTCCAAGACAGTTAGTATGTGGCTTATTCATTGGACATTCACTGGGTACCTTCTGTATGCAAAGACCAGGTACCCATCTGCAGTCCAATGGAGAATGGAGGTAAGCACAAGCTGGCTTTAATGTAAGACTAACAGAAGTGCAACTAACGCAATGTAACATTATTACCCACCCACcttcgctccctccctccctctcatttACCCATTCTTCCACCTCCTATCCACCCCATCACTTCTCCACccgtccatccatctgtccaccttCCTTTCCTTCTACTCCCTAGCCACACATCTACTTGCCTATTTATGAATACCCATTTatgtattcatccatccatccatcctattcATTcctccacccattcatccatgtacccacccaccccactcatccctctacccattcatccatctgcccatccatccatccacccacccaccccactcatccctctacccattcatccatttgctcatccatccatccatccacccacccatccaccccaCTCATCcctctacccattcatccatctgcccacgtatccatccatccacccacccaccccactcatccctctacccattcatccatctgcccatccatccatccatccatccacccaccccacTCATCcctctacccattcatccatctgcccatccatccatccacccacccaccccactcatccctctacccattcatccatttgctcatccatccatccatccacccacccatccaccccaCTCATCcctctacccattcatccatctgcccatccatccatccatccacccacccaccccactcatccctctacccattcatccatctgcccatccatccatccatccatccacccacccatccaccccactcatccatctacccattcatccatctgcccatccatccatccatccacccacccatccaccccaCTCATCcctctacccattcatccatctgcccatccatccatccatccatccacccaccccatTCATCcctctacccattcatccatctgcccatccatccatccacccacccgccCACCCCACTCATCCCtctacccattcattcatctgcccatccatccatccatccacccacccaccccactcaTCCCTCTACCCATTCgtccatctgcccatccatccatccatccacccacccatccaccccaCTCATCCCTCTACCCATTCATCATCtgcctatccatccatccaaccacccaCCCCACTCATCcctctacccattcatccatttgctcatccatccatccacccacccaccccactcatccctctacccattcatccatctgcccatccatccatccacccacccaccccactcatccctctacccattcatccatctgcccatccatccatccatccacccacccatccaccccaCTCATCcctctacccattcatccatctgcccatccatccatccatccacccaccccatTCATCcctctacccattcatccatctgcccatccatccatccgtccacccACCTGCCCACCCCACTCATCCCtctacccattcattcatctgcccatccatccatccatccacccacccaccccactcatccctctacccattcatccatctgcccatccatccatccacccgccCACCCCACTCATCcctctacccattcatccatttgcccatccatccatccatccatccatccaccccacTCATCCCtctccacccattcatccatctgcccctctatccatccatccacccatcccatTTATCCCTCCACCTATtgatccatccacccatccaccccaCTCATCcctctacccattcatccatctgcccacccatccacccattcattgatccatccatccatccatctacccacccacccaccccacgcATCcctctacccattcatccatctgcccttctacccacccatccatgcacccatccatccatccaccattcatccatctgcccatccataaattcacctatccatccatccatgtctCCCTCcctcatccacccatctacccacccatccaagACCCATCCAGCAACTAAAGCTCTTGTCCTGGGGGGAGACACAGCTGTAGGCAGGGCAACAAGCCTTTAGGGGACTCTACGTAGCAGTTGGAGGCCAGTCCACCAGTGTTCAACTCTTGCTTCACCGCCTACTTTGGGCAGCTCTTGGACCACTAGGAGCCTGATTGAGTTGGTAAATGAGACCCCCTCCTTCCATCTGGAGTCTTACACTGCCCCCAGGGTCCTGAGACCTATGTGCCCCAGATGGGCATCCTAGGAGAGGCCGTCACCCACCTGCTGGAGCTGCAGGTGCTCCTGCGCACAGGGGGTAAGGGAGCACCTCGGTGCTGCTTGAGTCAGCCATCAGCTCTTTCCAGGCCTCAGTTTTATTGACTGCTGGGGGCTGCCTGAGTTATAAATAGATGTTCTTGAGCCAAAAATAGCCTTGCGGGAGCATCAGACTATGTTTCTAGCTTTCCTCCTTTTTGAGGACTCTTAAAGATGCAGGATTCAAGGACCCTACCTCCTCCTGCAGCCCCCGAGGAGGGACTggccccctcctcttcccctctcttgcttcctcttcctcctgtctCATGAGCACTCACACACACGGTCTGGACAGCATCACTGGTTGGGAGGGGTCCCTGGGAGAGGTATACTAAACCTGGAAGAAGCTGCATGAACCAGGTCTGTGTGGTAAGGACAGATCTGGTATCCTCCGCCACAGTGTAGACAAGCCTCAGCCCGGGCTGCACGCACACTGTGAATCTTTGCAGCCTGTGGCACCTGCAGCAGCCAGGTCTGCCctcggtggggggtgggggggggggaggCGGGGCTCTGCAGGCCGGGCTGGGGCTGCCTCCAGGGAGAGGACCCTGGAGGCTGGGGACAAGCCTGGGGGAGACAAACCAGTACTTTCTACCACATACCCTGGTGTGCTTTTAATCCTTGTATGACATGCACATTACTTAAGATTTGAAAAGCTggttggaggccaggcacggtggctcacacctgtaatcccagcactttgggaggccaaagcaagcggatcacttgaggtcagtgagattgagaccagcctggccaacatggtgcaaccccatctctactaaaaatacaaaaattagccaagtgtgatggcacgtgcctgtaatcccagctacttgggaatctgaggcatgagaattgtttgaaccggggaggcggaggttgcagtgagcggagatcgcaccattgcactccagcctagatgacagaacgaaactccatttcaaaaaaaaaaaaaaaaaaagtctggttgGAGACACTATATATAGCTAGACCCCTATTTCTGCTGGTACGTATatgcacccacacacatgcacacagcacacagcacacatggaggggctgggagggaagCATCCAACTGTTCACATTGGGATTGTGGGAGTGAGGGGACTGGTGGGTAACACTGAGGTTTTATATCGTTTTAAGTTATTTAAGCTTTTACTAGCCTGTAACAACTGAAAAAGTGTGTTTTACACCCTAAAGGTGCAGCTGAGGACCTGTgcccatgcctggcccccagggaCTATTCTCAGAGCTCACCCGCGGTGTGAGCCTGGGGCAAGTTTCCAGACCCAACACACCAGGCTCTGGCCTCAGgcctgcctcccagcagcctctgcccccaccctgcccaccaCCAGTCTGAAGGAAGAGGCGCGGAGTCGTGGGGAAAACATCCACTTTAAGCTTTATTACAACACATTGTCTCCAAATACAAAGGGAGGGGCCGGGAGCAGAAGGTGCGGCTGTGGCGGGAGGGGCTCCAAGGGGGGCTGAAGGGCCGGCAGCCCAGTCTACAGAGACTGGAGGCTCAGCGGGGGACCTGCACCCTCTCCTCCGCTGGACTTCCCAGCAAATAACAGGAGGGGCCGGGTCCATTTTGGGGCGATCCCAATGCCAGGCAGTGGCCAGGTGGGAGGGGCCGGAGAGAGGCTTGGAGAGGACTCAGGGCTGGGTCAGGTGAAAGCCACCAGGTGGGGCCCTGGCCCGCCTCCCGCAGCACTGGAGGAGGCAGTGGCCAGGTGGGAGGGGCCGGAGAGAGGCTTGGAGAGGACTCAGGGCTGGGTCAGGTGAAAGCCACCAGGTGGGGCCTCAGCCCGCCTCCTGCAGCACTGGAGGAGGCAGTGGCCAACACAGGACCTTCGCCCCCCTGCTGGCTGCTCACTTTGCGGTAACCAGTGCCTCAAGAGTGGGAGCAGAGACAGACTGAGACAGACAGCCCCCCTCAACGGCCTGCAGAAGGGacaaggggaagggggaagggagaagggggcCCAACCAGTGGCCCCAGACCACTGTCTCCCGGACAGCACAGGGGTGGGGGGCGAGAAGCGGGAAGCCAGTGCATCCTCCTCACCCAGGGTCTCCTCAGAAACCCAACGCAACAGACATATGGGAGGCAAATTtacataattaataataattaaccaataataataaatacttaaacCTCTAATCCATAGATTGCAAATACAACGATAGCTTATTTTCTTGGGGGAACAGgagtgggtggggacagagggaaCGGGAACAGGACTTTTGCTGAAAGGAGGGATGACAGGAACACAGAGCTGTGGgtgaaaagaagaacaaatagaaGAAACAGCAGAGAGGGCGGCTGGCTGGGGCGGGATGGGCGCCTCCCTGGCCCTGCTCCAGGACTCAGGACTGGGTCCTGCCCTGGGCTGCCTCTCCGGCCAAGCCCCTGGCCTCTTCCCACAGTGACTGGCCCCACTCCTAGACCCTAGGACATCTGAAGGGCAGGGGTCCCAATGGCCCGAGGGGGTatggggcaggggcagcaggCTGACCCACCTGGGCCCAAAAGCCACTTGTGTTTGGGGGCTGGCATGCCACCTAGAGAGAGAGCACCCTGGGAAAGGGGTGAATGGGAGTTTCTCTCCTGAGCGGCCCCATGGGGGTGGGGGCAAACGAGGGGGCTTTACCTGTCTTGAGGCAGTGCTCCCTAAGTGAAGCAGGCCTATCCCAGCAGCACAGGGGCTTGGCTGGCGCCTGAACTCCCTGTGTGAGCAGCACCTGCTCACAGAGCCCCTcagcctgcaggtgcacacctGAATTCCAAGTTCTGCCTGGGGCATGGCTGGGAGGGGGGCGGGGCAGACCTGGAACAGAACCCTAAGACCACCCCCTCCTCATACCTGGGGGTCCAGGGCTTCCTGCCCAGTGGAGCCAGCACTGGCTAGCCAGGCGCCTCCTGCCTGACCCCCGGAGGCCAAGCTCCTCTCCTGCAATGGTGCCACCCTGCCCGGCAGGCAGCTCTGGGGGCATGggcaagggagaagggagggccGCAGCCCTCTAGGAATGGCCTTTCTGAGCCACTCTGTGGCTGGACTGGGGCTCTGGCAGGAGTTGGGGGCACTAACACCTCTGTCCTCCCCTGGGCTGCACCTCATCTGACGTTCCAGAACCCCCTGCCCGAAGCCCCTACACACACTGTTCTATTTCTCAGCCCCTCTGAACACCCTGGCACCATGAAGCCCAATGCCTGTCCTCCCCTGCCAGAGAACAGCTCTGGGGCAACGGGCAGCGGGGTGCCCTCCTTGCCACCAAGATTTGGTGCCTGGAGCTGATGGAGGGCTGGCCGCACCTCTCCGGGGCACACCAGCTCCTGCTCCTCCATCCTATGGCTTTGGTGCAGAGCCCTAGGCCGGCGCAGAGAAGGGAGGGAGcaggggaggtgggtggggggagaAGGGGGGTTCTGCGGCTCAGTTTGTGgcaaagaagtttttttttcctttttttcacctttttgttATGTAAAAAGTGCACGAAAGCTCGGCAGCCTTTGCAAAGGTCAGCAGTGTTTCCTGGGGCGGGGGAACTGGGAGGGGCCCCAGGCCTGGCACCCAGCTTGCGACTGAAGGTGGCCTCGTATTGCTTAGAAACGTATGTTTCAGTTTAAATACCAGACAGTAAAAATAGAGCTCGAGGACCACCCGCACTGTTGCCAAATCATTGCCAGAATGAAcagcttaaataaataaaaaatcgaAATATTTACTTCTCGATAAAAATCCCAGTAAAACCATTTACCTTTCtttgcattatatataatatacatttataacgGGCCTGGCTGCGGGCGGCGGGGCCGAGGGCAGCGGAGGGGTCAGGACACCTCGATGACCTCCACGCTGCCCGAGAAGCTCGCCTGCTTGCCCAGGGCGGCCAGCTCCTCGCCGCGCGCGCGCCCCTCCACCATGCCCTCCTCGAACTCCATCTGGCAGCTGCGGCGCTTGAACTGCGTCTCCGGGGCCGGCTCCTCGGGCCAGCCGGTCCGCGCGTCCCGGGGCTCAGCCCTCGCTGCCTCCCGCCGCCGCAGGTCGCTGCCGCCGCCTGGTCCCGGGGCGCCCGCCCGGCCGAAGGGCGCAAACAGCACCCCGCCCGCCCCCTGTGCGCCCTCGGGGCTGAAGCACCAGGGCCCGTCGGGCGACGGCGTGCCTGGGGA
The sequence above is drawn from the Homo sapiens chromosome 11 genomic scaffold, GRCh38.p14 alternate locus group ALT_REF_LOCI_2 HSCHR11_2_CTG1_1 genome and encodes:
- the LOC124902608 gene encoding uncharacterized protein LOC124902608, whose protein sequence is MPQAELGIQVCTCRLRGSVSRCCSHREFRRQPSPCAAGIGLLHLGSTASRQVKPPRLPPPPWGRSGEKLPFTPFPGCSLSRWHASPQTQVAFGPRWVSLLPLPHTPSGHWDPCPSDVLGSRSGASHCGKRPGAWPERQPRAGPSPESWSRAREAPIPPQPAALSAVSSICSSFHPQLYSGLGPLVGPPSPFPLPLVPSAGR